One genomic region from bacterium encodes:
- a CDS encoding ABC transporter substrate-binding protein — translation KGDGSMTNRSPVGLWLSGMLLLSLTAASAWGASPTPKSGGVLNAMHREDPPSLSIHEEATVSVNWGVMPCYSNLVLFNPLRGQESPATIVGELAEKWAWRDDGKTLVFTLRKGVRWHDGQPFSSKDVKYTFDVVRGAPGTPALRLNPRKVWYAQIQAIDTPDPDTVVFRLKRPQPALLMLLASGYSPVYPAHIPAAELRTRCVGTGPFKLKEYRPGELIELVRNPDYFIKGRPYLDGIRFIIIKERGTRIAALQAGRLDVTMPQEGTRNAAEQLKKAIPSMVVAEVSQSINDNLLMNFKRPPFTDPRVRRALSLAIDRRAYVQAVRQGGAVVGASMLPRPWGVWGLAPDDLAGLPGSGDPAKQKAEARQLLSEAGFGPGHPMRLVVSTRAIAQYIDMATFVVDQLKQIGVEATLDQVESAVWFAKLTRGEYELGANLTGVSVDDPDSNFYENYVCGSPRNYSQYCNSDVDRLIDEQSQMADQVKRRRLVAEIQKKLELDGARPILGWSNDYYAMWPYVKNLVPHQSVYNYGRFQEVWLDR, via the coding sequence CGAAGGGGGACGGTTCCATGACGAATCGGAGTCCGGTCGGTCTGTGGCTCAGCGGGATGCTGCTCCTGTCACTGACGGCGGCTTCGGCCTGGGGAGCCAGTCCGACCCCCAAATCGGGCGGCGTCCTCAACGCCATGCACCGCGAGGATCCTCCCAGCCTCAGCATCCACGAGGAAGCCACGGTCTCTGTCAACTGGGGCGTGATGCCGTGCTACAGCAACCTCGTCCTCTTCAACCCGCTCCGCGGCCAGGAAAGCCCCGCCACGATCGTCGGCGAGCTCGCCGAGAAGTGGGCCTGGCGCGACGACGGCAAGACACTGGTCTTCACCCTCCGCAAGGGCGTGCGCTGGCACGACGGCCAGCCCTTCTCGAGCAAGGACGTCAAGTACACTTTCGACGTCGTCCGCGGGGCGCCGGGCACCCCGGCATTGAGGCTGAACCCCCGCAAGGTCTGGTACGCGCAGATCCAAGCCATCGATACGCCGGATCCCGACACGGTCGTCTTTCGGCTCAAGCGACCTCAACCGGCGCTCCTGATGCTGCTGGCCTCAGGGTACTCCCCCGTCTACCCGGCCCATATCCCTGCGGCCGAACTTCGAACCCGCTGCGTTGGCACCGGACCATTCAAGCTCAAGGAGTATCGCCCCGGCGAACTGATCGAGCTCGTCCGCAACCCGGACTACTTCATCAAGGGACGCCCCTACCTCGACGGGATCCGATTCATCATCATCAAAGAGCGCGGCACCCGCATCGCGGCCCTCCAGGCGGGCCGGCTGGACGTCACGATGCCCCAGGAGGGCACCAGAAACGCCGCCGAGCAGCTCAAGAAAGCGATCCCCAGCATGGTGGTCGCGGAGGTCAGCCAGAGTATCAACGATAACCTGCTGATGAACTTCAAGCGACCGCCCTTCACCGACCCCCGCGTCCGGCGGGCCCTGAGCCTGGCGATCGACCGGCGGGCGTACGTGCAGGCCGTCCGGCAGGGCGGCGCCGTCGTCGGGGCCTCGATGCTGCCGCGCCCCTGGGGCGTGTGGGGGCTCGCCCCGGACGACCTCGCCGGCCTGCCCGGGAGCGGTGACCCGGCGAAGCAGAAGGCCGAGGCGCGCCAGCTTCTCTCCGAGGCGGGATTCGGCCCCGGCCACCCGATGCGCCTCGTCGTCAGCACCCGGGCGATTGCGCAGTATATCGACATGGCCACCTTTGTCGTCGACCAGCTGAAGCAGATCGGGGTCGAGGCCACCCTCGACCAGGTCGAGAGCGCGGTGTGGTTCGCGAAGCTCACCCGCGGCGAGTATGAGCTGGGCGCCAACCTGACCGGGGTGAGCGTGGACGATCCCGACTCCAACTTTTACGAAAACTACGTCTGCGGTTCCCCGCGGAACTACTCGCAGTACTGCAACTCCGACGTGGACCGCCTGATCGACGAGCAGTCGCAAATGGCCGACCAGGTGAAGCGCCGGCGGCTCGTTGCGGAGATCCAGAAGAAGCTCGAGCTCGAC